The nucleotide window GCTCGGCCGCGTGGACCTCGGCCGAGGAGGACCGCCGATCGGACCCAACGCGCGGCGGCCCTCGGCCATTCCCGGGCCGCGCCGGCAGGTAAGGGCCACGTAAGGGGTGAATCGCCCGGGCCGGTAGCCGTCGATCTGGACAGCCGTCCGCGTCAGGTTGATGTCATGAACGCCCGCTCCATCTTGATCGCGTCGCTCCTCGTCGCGGGCGCCGCGCCGGCCCGCGCCGGCGACCCGCTCGTCGACCTCCAGCACGAGTTCGCGGCCTGGACCGGCGCCGAGCTGGTGTTCGAGCGGGCCGGGCTGCCGGCCGGCCGCTGGTTCGAGCGGATGCCCGCGCTCGAGCGCGCCGCGCGCGTGGACGCGGCGCGCCTGCTGGTGGCTGAGGCCCGGCACTACCCGCGGGGGTGGCTCGGGCAGCGCGGGCTGGTGTCGGTCGGGGTGTTCGCCGGGCTGGCGTCGGACGCGGGCGACGGGTTCCGGCCCTGGGACGACGACCTCGGCGGGTATCGCTACTTCGGTCTGTGGAACGGCCGGGACGCGATCGCCGCGGCCTACTACACCGACGGGCAGCTGCCGCTGACCTTCCACCACGAGCTGTTCCACCACCTCGACGGCGTGAGCGGCTTCGCGGACGACGACGCGGCGTTCGCGGCCGCGGTCGCCGGCGCTGCCCGGTACCCGGCGCTGGCGCTCGCCGCCGCCGATCGCGCGGCGCTCGCGACCCGGGCCGGCGCGCCGCTGGCCGACGCGGTCGGTGACTACGCCGGCAAGAGCGCCGGCGAGGATCAGGCCGAGACCGCGCGCTGGTTGCACAGCCACCTGGCGACGGGGCTGTGGCAGGCCGCCGCCAAGCCCGAGCTGGCCGGCAGCCAGCGCATCCTGCATGTCCTGGCCGAGTACGCCGGCGCCGGCGCCGGCGGCCCCGACGCCGCGTACCTGGTCGACGTCGCGCTGGGGCGCGACCCGACCGCGCGCGCCCGGTCGACGTTCGCGACCGCGGCGGTCGCGGCCGAGCAGGACCTCCGCGATCGGATCGCCCCGCGCGGTCAGTACGTGGTGTGGGGGCGCGAGGAGGCCGACGGCGGCAACCCGACGCTGCGCGCCGACGTCCTGCGGTTCGCGACCGTGGCCACGGCGCTGGGCGCCCAGGCGGCGGCCGAGCGCGCGCCGACCCGCGCGCGCGCGGCGGCGGCGGCCCGGCTGCGCGCGCTGCTCGACGGCTACCGCGGCTACATCGCCGGCCGCTGGCGCATCTCGCCTGGCACCGCGACGACCTTCGACCGGGCCGCGGCGGCGATCGAGCGCGCCCTGGCCGCGCCGGCGCCGGCGGTCGCGCCGACCAACCCGTACCTGGCCAAGGTCGACGCCGCGATCGCCGACCGCGCCTGGCGCGCGGCCATCCGCGCGGTCCAGCCGGCGGTGGTCAAGCTCGGCGGCGGCTCGGGCGTGAACCTGGCCGGGGTCGGGCTGATCTTGACCGCGGCCCACGTGGTCGATGAGGTCGGCCGCGAGGTCACCGTCCGGTTTCCGGACGGTCGAGCGTTCGCGGGCGTGTGCACGCACCTCGACGCCGACCGCGACGTCGCGCTGGTGGCGCTGACCGGCGCCCGCGAGCTGCCGGTGGCGCACCTGGCCGCCGCCGCGCCCGCGGCCGGCGACGACGTCGTGGTGATCGGCCAGCCCGGCACCCGCACGCCCGACGGCGACGCCACCGGCTACCAGCCGTGGCACGTGTCGGTCGGGACGATCCGCGGCTTCCGGACCGGGAGCCGGACCGGTGAGCAACATCTGGGCCGGACCAAGCACGACGCCTGGACCTACTGGGGCCACTTCGGGCAGTCCGCTGTTCGATCGCGCCGGCCGCGTCGTCGCGCTGCACAACAGCTGGGACTCCGCCACCGCGATGCGTCACGCGGTCACGTGGGAGGCGATCGTTGCGTTTCTCGACGACAGCGGCGTCGCCGCGCGGTGATTTTGGCGACGCGATCGCGCGTTGCGAGCGCGCGGTGTTGGTAGTAGCGTCCGCGCCATGACGACGCACGATCTCGACTCCACCGCGCGCGCCCTGGTGGCGCCTGGCAAGGGCATCCTCGCTGCCGACGAGAGCGCCGGCACCATCAAGAAGCGCTTCGACGGCATCAAGCTGGAGGCGACCGAGGAGAACGGGCGGCGCTACCGCGAGATGCTGTTCACCACCGCCGGCGCGGCCGAGCACATCAGCGGCGTCATCCTGTTCGACGCCACGATCCGCCAGGCGACCGCGGGCGGGCAGCGCTTCGTCGATCTGCTCACCAGCCAGGGCATCATCCCCGGCATCAAGGTCGACGCCGGCGTGATGGACCTGCCGGGCTGCCCCGGCGAGAAGATCAGCGCCGGCGCCGACGGCCTGCGCAAGCGCCTGGCCCAGTACCGCGAGCTGGGCGCGCGCTTCGCCAAGTGGCGCGCGGTCATCGACATCGCGCCCGGCATCCCGTCGGCCTTGTGCCTGCGCGCCAACGCCGAGGCGCTGGCCCACTACGCCGCGTGCTGCCAGGCCGAGGGCATCGTGCCGATCGTCGAGCCCGAGGTGCTGATGGACGGCGATCACGGCCTGGCGCGCTGCGAGGACGTGACCACCGAGACCCTGCACCAGGTCTTCGACGCGCTCTACGCGTACAAGGTCCGGCTCGAGGGCATGCTGCTCAAGCCCAACATGGTCATCGCCGGCGCCAAGTGCGTGCACCAGGACGCGGCCGACGTGATCGCCGAGGCCACGCTGCGCTGCTTCCGCCGCACCGTGCCCGCCGCCGTGCCCGGCATCGTGTTCTTGTCGGGCGGCCAGGCCGACGTCACCGCCACCGCGAACCTCGACGCGATCAACCGCCGCGGCCCGCACCCCTGGCCGATCAGCTTCTCGTACGGCCGCGCGCTCCAGGCCGCGTCGATCGCGACCTGGGCCGGCCAGGACGCCAACATCGCCGCCGGCCAGGCCGCGTACCTGCACCGCGCCAAGATGAACGGGCTCGCCGCCCGTGGCGCGTGGACCCAGGGCGCCGAGGGCTGAGCCCCGCCCGTCCGGACCGCGCGTCGAACACGTCCGAACAGGTCAGAACAGGTCGTCGACCGCGACCGCGAGGGCGGGCAGCGCCAGCGACGTGATCGTCGCGCCGCGCGCGAACACCTGGACCTCGCGGTAGGTCCGCTCGCGCGGATCGGGCTGGCCGTGGCGGTGGACCAGCTGCCGCTCGACGTCGACCACCCAGTACTCGGTCACCGCCGCCTCGGCGTAGATGCTGGCCTTCGGACCCAGATCCTTGCGCAACGAGTCCGACGCGACCTCGACCACCAGGTGCGCGGTCTCCGGATGGCGGCCCCGCGGCCAGGCGCCGCGCGCGTCGGTGACCGCCAGGTCCGGCTCGGGCTCGGACCGCGCCAGGGTCAACGGCAGCTGCGGCCGGACCTCGAGCGACGCGCCCTCGGTCACCTGGAACAGCCGCCGGCACAGCACCGTGATCACCTTCGCGTGCGGGATCCCCTGGG belongs to Myxococcales bacterium and includes:
- a CDS encoding trypsin-like peptidase domain-containing protein codes for the protein MNARSILIASLLVAGAAPARAGDPLVDLQHEFAAWTGAELVFERAGLPAGRWFERMPALERAARVDAARLLVAEARHYPRGWLGQRGLVSVGVFAGLASDAGDGFRPWDDDLGGYRYFGLWNGRDAIAAAYYTDGQLPLTFHHELFHHLDGVSGFADDDAAFAAAVAGAARYPALALAAADRAALATRAGAPLADAVGDYAGKSAGEDQAETARWLHSHLATGLWQAAAKPELAGSQRILHVLAEYAGAGAGGPDAAYLVDVALGRDPTARARSTFATAAVAAEQDLRDRIAPRGQYVVWGREEADGGNPTLRADVLRFATVATALGAQAAAERAPTRARAAAAARLRALLDGYRGYIAGRWRISPGTATTFDRAAAAIERALAAPAPAVAPTNPYLAKVDAAIADRAWRAAIRAVQPAVVKLGGGSGVNLAGVGLILTAAHVVDEVGREVTVRFPDGRAFAGVCTHLDADRDVALVALTGARELPVAHLAAAAPAAGDDVVVIGQPGTRTPDGDATGYQPWHVSVGTIRGFRTGSRTGEQHLGRTKHDAWTYWGHFGQSAVRSRRPRRRAAQQLGLRHRDASRGHVGGDRCVSRRQRRRRAVILATRSRVASARCW
- a CDS encoding fructose-bisphosphate aldolase class I, coding for MTTHDLDSTARALVAPGKGILAADESAGTIKKRFDGIKLEATEENGRRYREMLFTTAGAAEHISGVILFDATIRQATAGGQRFVDLLTSQGIIPGIKVDAGVMDLPGCPGEKISAGADGLRKRLAQYRELGARFAKWRAVIDIAPGIPSALCLRANAEALAHYAACCQAEGIVPIVEPEVLMDGDHGLARCEDVTTETLHQVFDALYAYKVRLEGMLLKPNMVIAGAKCVHQDAADVIAEATLRCFRRTVPAAVPGIVFLSGGQADVTATANLDAINRRGPHPWPISFSYGRALQAASIATWAGQDANIAAGQAAYLHRAKMNGLAARGAWTQGAEG
- a CDS encoding Uma2 family endonuclease, with protein sequence MLTPVPIEPGWQRPLSVAEYHRMIDAGVFDEDERLELLEGVMVAMSPQGIPHAKVITVLCRRLFQVTEGASLEVRPQLPLTLARSEPEPDLAVTDARGAWPRGRHPETAHLVVEVASDSLRKDLGPKASIYAEAAVTEYWVVDVERQLVHRHGQPDPRERTYREVQVFARGATITSLALPALAVAVDDLF